The uncultured Hyphomonas sp. genome includes a region encoding these proteins:
- a CDS encoding TetR/AcrR family transcriptional regulator — protein MNATSVSDDSPPAEPLSFVDTLNLRLQEDPPSRKGERTRGRIKVATARMLERLGYHSMRVLDITQEAGIADGLFYFYFKDKSDAALAVLSEFVEFMPPGGSVDSASRTAFETIRETNYRFIRLARANAGLMRCMLQVVDEHPDFSALVQKVNRDWYVRVSRSVIRHYPGGAVDEDAMLLMTYALGSMMDELVRRLVINPDQNLLKLTDKIVPTDNALADALSVIWYRALYPAAEIPKGLRGTAAKLDALSKEQPLD, from the coding sequence ATGAACGCGACCTCAGTTTCTGATGATTCTCCGCCGGCTGAGCCCTTAAGCTTTGTGGATACGCTGAACCTGCGTCTGCAGGAGGATCCTCCGAGCCGGAAGGGGGAGCGCACCCGCGGTCGCATCAAGGTTGCCACGGCCCGCATGCTGGAACGTCTCGGCTATCATTCTATGCGCGTGCTGGACATTACCCAGGAAGCCGGAATCGCGGACGGGTTGTTTTATTTCTACTTCAAGGACAAGAGCGATGCGGCGCTGGCGGTGCTTTCGGAGTTCGTCGAATTCATGCCGCCCGGAGGGTCCGTCGACAGCGCGAGCCGGACGGCATTCGAGACGATCCGTGAAACGAATTACCGATTCATCCGGCTGGCCCGCGCCAATGCGGGGCTCATGCGCTGCATGCTGCAGGTCGTGGATGAGCATCCGGACTTTTCCGCGCTCGTCCAGAAGGTAAACCGAGACTGGTACGTACGTGTTTCCCGCAGTGTCATTCGTCATTACCCTGGCGGCGCTGTCGACGAAGACGCGATGCTGCTGATGACCTATGCGCTGGGGTCCATGATGGATGAACTCGTGCGCAGGCTGGTGATCAATCCCGACCAGAACCTGCTGAAGCTGACGGACAAGATCGTCCCGACCGACAATGCGCTTGCAGATGCGCTGAGCGTCATCTGGTATCGTGCCCTTTATCCGGCGGCAGAGATTCCGAAGGGCCTGCGCGGCACAGCTGCGAAGCTGGACGCGCTCAGCAAGGAACAGCCACTGGATTAG
- a CDS encoding DUF1611 domain-containing protein: MAKTGIGVLQWVPENCLGQCRLSDGAIDLGLPDLSPAEAAEKGARSLVIGVANVGGTIPYSWRQTLGAALDAGLDVVAGMHERLSSDPELAALAGKRSRKLVDLRDPPSELPIGTGQPRTGRRVLTVGTDCAVGKKYTALAIWRELRERGQQADFCATGQTGVLISGKGFAIDSVVSDFISGAAEYLSPANDLDHWDIIEGQGSIFHPAYAGVSLGLLHGSQPEAIVLCHEVGRERLGFFEDFPTPDVGLAIERYLEAARLTSPGVRCAAISLNTSRLGEVEADRLCAEMSEAFALPATDPIRMGADRIVDALLSVPARMSSP; the protein is encoded by the coding sequence ATGGCGAAGACCGGAATCGGTGTTCTCCAGTGGGTGCCTGAAAACTGCCTAGGGCAATGCCGCCTATCGGACGGGGCAATCGATCTCGGCCTACCAGACCTGTCACCGGCGGAGGCAGCTGAGAAAGGTGCGCGGTCGTTGGTCATCGGGGTGGCAAATGTAGGCGGAACGATTCCGTACTCTTGGCGCCAGACGCTCGGCGCAGCGCTCGATGCCGGGCTGGACGTTGTCGCAGGGATGCACGAGCGACTTAGTTCGGATCCCGAGCTCGCAGCACTTGCAGGCAAGAGATCCCGGAAGCTAGTCGATCTTCGTGATCCGCCGTCCGAGCTTCCGATCGGTACAGGGCAGCCTAGGACCGGCAGGCGCGTGCTGACTGTGGGGACGGATTGCGCCGTCGGTAAGAAATACACTGCGCTTGCGATCTGGCGCGAATTGCGCGAGCGCGGGCAGCAGGCAGATTTTTGCGCGACGGGGCAAACCGGTGTCCTGATTTCGGGCAAGGGGTTTGCAATCGACAGTGTTGTGAGCGATTTTATCTCAGGTGCAGCGGAATATCTTTCTCCGGCTAATGACCTTGATCATTGGGATATTATTGAAGGCCAGGGCTCGATCTTTCATCCCGCCTATGCAGGTGTATCGCTTGGCCTTCTGCATGGAAGTCAGCCCGAAGCCATCGTACTCTGCCATGAGGTGGGCCGCGAACGGCTCGGATTCTTTGAAGATTTCCCGACCCCGGATGTCGGCCTTGCAATTGAACGCTACCTGGAGGCAGCCCGGCTTACAAGCCCCGGCGTGCGGTGTGCCGCTATCAGCTTGAACACAAGCCGCCTCGGTGAGGTCGAAGCCGACAGACTTTGCGCGGAGATGTCGGAGGCGTTTGCTTTGCCTGCTACGGATCCCATTAGAATGGGTGCCGACCGGATTGTCGATGCGCTTCTCTCGGTTCCGGCGCGGATGTCGAGCCCATGA
- a CDS encoding DUF2946 family protein — protein sequence MRHDLTSRLAIVALLFALLVRAAVPVGWMVGPDAETGVVSIQLCSGRTVAWSPQQGVDLDADAAGDHEDGKSPSDTDSATTSCPFALASHYLPAPDVDIAFDAPVFPQSAQTRPPVRAPPLRNIASAPLPARGPPVSV from the coding sequence ATGCGTCATGACCTGACATCCAGATTGGCTATCGTGGCGCTCCTGTTCGCACTTCTGGTGCGGGCGGCGGTGCCTGTGGGCTGGATGGTAGGGCCCGACGCCGAGACAGGCGTGGTCTCCATCCAGTTGTGTTCGGGACGAACGGTCGCCTGGAGCCCCCAACAGGGCGTAGACTTGGACGCCGATGCGGCGGGCGATCACGAAGACGGCAAGTCGCCCAGCGATACCGATAGCGCGACCACATCCTGCCCGTTTGCCCTTGCATCGCACTACCTGCCTGCGCCTGACGTAGACATCGCCTTCGACGCACCTGTGTTTCCCCAGAGTGCTCAAACACGCCCGCCCGTCAGGGCGCCGCCTCTCCGCAACATAGCATCTGCCCCCCTCCCGGCCCGCGGGCCGCCCGTCTCTGTCTGA
- a CDS encoding phytanoyl-CoA dioxygenase family protein, whose protein sequence is MNDLDLEHARQSYEQNGACILRGAFGKVWLDLVEEAIEEALKNPGPHAERYGPAGAELFFGDLDMWTRSPRFEKFVRESPAARLAGEIMGAKAATFLYDQLLVKEPGSQERTPWHQDQPYWAVSGWQVSSIWLPVDEAPKDVALQFVSGSHKWGHAYNPAHFADGTPYVGTGLPELPDIEAERDKYDILAWDVAPGDCLIFQGMMVHGAPGNPRAGRRRVLSTRWLGDDARYRKPTGEVAIPTTLPDLPDGAPFTGPAYPTVWRAGAA, encoded by the coding sequence ATGAATGACCTCGATCTGGAACACGCCCGGCAGAGCTATGAGCAGAATGGTGCCTGCATCCTGCGCGGTGCATTCGGCAAGGTCTGGCTCGATCTCGTTGAGGAGGCAATCGAAGAGGCACTGAAAAATCCGGGTCCCCATGCCGAACGGTACGGTCCAGCCGGTGCTGAACTCTTCTTTGGCGACCTCGACATGTGGACGCGCTCGCCGCGCTTCGAGAAATTCGTCCGGGAGTCCCCCGCTGCAAGACTGGCCGGTGAGATCATGGGGGCAAAGGCTGCGACCTTCCTCTATGACCAGCTGCTCGTGAAAGAACCCGGCTCTCAGGAGCGCACGCCCTGGCATCAGGACCAGCCCTACTGGGCCGTCAGCGGTTGGCAGGTCAGCTCCATCTGGCTGCCGGTGGACGAGGCGCCGAAGGATGTCGCGCTCCAGTTCGTGTCCGGAAGTCACAAATGGGGGCACGCCTACAATCCCGCGCATTTTGCGGACGGCACGCCCTATGTCGGCACCGGCCTTCCCGAACTACCGGACATCGAGGCCGAGCGCGACAAGTACGATATCCTCGCCTGGGACGTTGCGCCGGGCGACTGCCTGATCTTCCAGGGCATGATGGTTCACGGCGCACCGGGCAATCCGCGGGCCGGCCGGCGCCGCGTCCTATCCACGCGCTGGCTTGGCGATGATGCGAGATACCGGAAGCCGACGGGCGAAGTTGCCATTCCGACGACTCTGCCGGACCTGCCGGACGGCGCGCCGTTCACCGGCCCGGCCTATCCGACCGTTTGGCGGGCCGGGGCCGCCTAA
- a CDS encoding TonB-dependent receptor has product MPHIRRQTALALAISGILFGYSAANAQPVEPETESTHEPRGEHNHDDHHREDDHHDDHDHKTFETIIVEATRSGRAVNDLPIRVEVIGREEIEEKAIMRPGNISMLVAETGGVRVQTTAPALGAANIRLQGLYGRYTQLLSDGLPLYGGQAASIGLLQIPPTDLAQVELIKGSASSYYGASALGGVINLISRRPGEEASGEVLVNLTTQDGQDLTGYFETPISDQLAVSLTTGANRQSVQDIDSDGWIDMPGYERWSARPRLFWDGADGSTLYATIGYMSEQRDGGTLRGRTVPDGTVFPQNQDTTRLDGGFVANRPLFGSSELNLRGSAMVQDHEHRFGSLIEDDRHESYLIEASLAGGSQRTNWAIGAAFQSETYTSDTFAAFDYRYDVPGLFAQIDHDLRDDLSVSLSGRFDAHSEYGSQFSPRASVLYKPDNWTIRASYGQGFFAPTPFVEEIEASGLSRLSPLTGLEEETAETASIDVGYRTRSMEANLSVFRSIVDGVTELEAFASVPGGELDRVALINADGETRIRGAEVLLRYFWNDFKITGSYLYLDATEEAPLGGRREIELTPTHSAGFVAMWEQHGRGLVGFEAYYTGEQRLDGNPFRTTSEPYLHLGLLGQVTVGRASWFINAENLLDVRQTKEDPLVLPVRSPEGQWTTNIWSRNDGFILNSGVRLKF; this is encoded by the coding sequence ATGCCTCATATAAGACGCCAAACGGCGCTCGCGCTCGCCATATCCGGCATTCTCTTCGGCTACAGTGCCGCAAATGCTCAGCCGGTCGAGCCGGAAACGGAATCGACACACGAGCCGCGCGGTGAACACAACCACGATGATCACCATCGCGAGGACGACCACCATGATGACCATGATCACAAAACATTCGAGACGATCATCGTAGAGGCCACCCGTTCGGGCCGGGCGGTCAACGACTTGCCTATCCGCGTCGAAGTGATCGGGCGGGAAGAGATTGAAGAGAAAGCCATCATGCGCCCCGGCAATATTTCCATGCTGGTCGCCGAAACCGGCGGAGTGCGCGTTCAGACGACTGCGCCTGCACTCGGCGCGGCGAACATTCGCCTGCAGGGGCTTTATGGTCGCTATACCCAACTCCTGAGTGATGGCTTGCCGCTCTATGGCGGGCAAGCCGCGTCAATCGGCCTGCTCCAGATCCCACCCACTGACCTTGCCCAGGTCGAATTAATCAAGGGTTCGGCATCCTCCTATTACGGTGCTTCGGCCCTTGGTGGTGTGATCAACCTGATCTCGCGGCGTCCAGGTGAGGAGGCTTCAGGTGAAGTGCTGGTCAACCTGACAACGCAGGACGGACAGGATCTGACCGGCTATTTCGAGACCCCAATCAGCGATCAGCTTGCGGTCTCGCTGACAACGGGCGCGAACCGACAATCCGTGCAGGATATTGATAGTGATGGCTGGATAGATATGCCCGGCTATGAACGCTGGTCAGCCCGGCCCCGGCTCTTCTGGGACGGCGCCGACGGCTCAACGCTCTACGCCACAATCGGGTATATGAGCGAACAGCGCGACGGCGGCACCTTGCGGGGGCGCACCGTGCCCGATGGAACAGTTTTCCCTCAGAATCAGGACACTACACGCCTTGATGGCGGGTTTGTCGCCAACAGGCCGCTTTTTGGGAGCAGCGAGCTGAACCTGCGTGGATCGGCCATGGTTCAGGATCATGAGCACCGTTTCGGCTCTCTGATCGAAGATGATCGCCATGAAAGCTATCTGATCGAGGCCTCACTGGCCGGTGGCAGCCAGCGAACGAACTGGGCGATCGGTGCGGCATTTCAGTCTGAGACCTACACATCAGACACGTTTGCCGCTTTCGATTACAGGTATGACGTACCCGGCTTGTTTGCCCAGATCGACCATGATTTGCGTGATGACCTGTCGGTCTCCCTCAGTGGTCGTTTTGACGCCCATAGTGAATATGGCAGCCAGTTCAGTCCCCGTGCGTCAGTGCTCTATAAGCCGGATAACTGGACTATCAGGGCGTCCTATGGCCAAGGCTTTTTTGCCCCGACGCCCTTTGTCGAGGAGATCGAAGCCTCCGGCCTGTCACGACTATCACCTCTCACAGGTCTTGAAGAGGAGACTGCCGAGACCGCTTCAATTGATGTCGGCTACCGGACCAGGTCGATGGAAGCCAATCTTAGCGTCTTCAGATCAATAGTGGACGGTGTGACGGAACTTGAAGCTTTCGCCTCGGTGCCGGGCGGCGAACTGGACCGCGTTGCACTGATCAATGCCGATGGCGAAACCCGGATTCGCGGAGCAGAGGTTCTGCTTCGGTATTTCTGGAACGATTTCAAGATCACGGGGAGTTATCTCTATCTTGATGCAACCGAAGAAGCCCCCCTCGGCGGGCGGCGTGAGATCGAGCTGACGCCAACGCACTCGGCAGGATTTGTCGCCATGTGGGAGCAGCATGGTCGCGGGCTCGTTGGCTTCGAAGCTTACTACACCGGTGAGCAGCGCCTCGATGGTAACCCGTTCCGGACAACTAGCGAGCCCTACCTGCACCTCGGACTGCTTGGACAGGTCACGGTTGGACGAGCAAGCTGGTTTATCAATGCCGAGAATCTGCTGGATGTACGCCAGACAAAGGAAGACCCGCTCGTCCTTCCGGTGAGATCGCCGGAAGGCCAATGGACCACCAATATATGGTCACGCAATGACGGATTTATCCTGAATAGCGGGGTTCGCCTGAAATTCTGA
- a CDS encoding dipeptide epimerase has product MAFAQSSWPLKQPLKFAFAELTAIDVLTVELSSGDLRGRGEGVGVFFRGDTPETGAKALAALGEGFVDLETAKTVCSRLASYAARNALDCALWDLQCKLGVNPIRRLIGSREGPVDTFETISLGEPGAMAEAARKVAGNRLKLKVNGPGIVDQVRAVKGARGDAILMADANQDLSFERLQEVVPALAEMGLVLLEQPLPAGQDACLSGFQSPVPLCADESCFSAADVVALAGRYDAVNIKLDKAGGLTGGLAVLAEARRHGLRTLVGCMAGTSLSMAPALALAAMCDFADLDGPLLLADDYDNAAQYENGAVRAPPAQFWG; this is encoded by the coding sequence ATGGCGTTTGCTCAGAGTTCCTGGCCCCTGAAGCAGCCATTGAAATTTGCATTTGCCGAACTCACCGCCATCGACGTACTGACCGTAGAGTTGAGTTCCGGCGACCTTCGCGGCCGGGGCGAAGGCGTGGGTGTTTTCTTCCGGGGAGATACACCAGAGACTGGCGCAAAGGCGCTTGCCGCTCTCGGAGAAGGATTCGTTGACCTGGAAACGGCAAAAACCGTTTGTAGTCGGCTTGCGTCTTACGCAGCGCGTAATGCTCTCGATTGCGCGCTCTGGGACTTGCAATGCAAGCTAGGCGTGAACCCGATCCGTAGACTGATCGGTAGTCGTGAAGGACCTGTGGATACGTTCGAAACGATCAGTCTGGGGGAACCGGGTGCCATGGCCGAGGCTGCGCGTAAGGTAGCGGGCAATCGGCTCAAGCTGAAAGTCAACGGCCCGGGGATTGTCGATCAGGTGCGGGCGGTAAAGGGTGCCCGTGGCGATGCGATCCTTATGGCGGATGCAAACCAGGACCTCAGCTTCGAGCGGCTGCAGGAAGTTGTCCCTGCGCTCGCGGAAATGGGGCTGGTTCTGCTGGAGCAGCCTCTTCCCGCCGGACAGGACGCCTGCCTGTCGGGTTTCCAGTCGCCGGTTCCACTTTGCGCGGATGAAAGCTGCTTCTCTGCCGCGGACGTGGTGGCGCTCGCCGGGCGGTATGATGCCGTGAACATCAAACTCGACAAGGCGGGCGGGCTGACGGGCGGGCTTGCCGTGTTGGCCGAGGCACGCCGACATGGTCTGCGGACGCTTGTGGGCTGCATGGCGGGCACATCGCTCTCGATGGCGCCCGCGCTGGCGCTCGCGGCAATGTGCGATTTCGCGGACCTCGATGGCCCGCTTCTGCTTGCGGACGATTACGACAATGCGGCGCAATACGAGAATGGTGCCGTTCGCGCGCCGCCGGCACAATTCTGGGGGTGA